The Halostagnicola kamekurae sequence CGGGCAGCGCACAGGACAAACACCGCCGGGAAATCCTCGACGGCCGCGCCGTCGCGGACGAGCACGGAACCGGCGACGACGTCCAGATCGCCCACTTCGACGTGATCAACGCGACGGGCAACTACACGGACGAACTCAACGCCTTCGACACCTTCATCGAGATCGAGCAGGGCTACGCGGAACTCATGCGACACATGCGGTACGCCCACGACAGCCTCTCGTTTTTCGTCGGCGGCGACAACATAATCGTCGTCTGTCCTGATCTCGAGCGACCCGACTACCGCGAGGCGATCGGCCACGTCGAAGCGGAAGCGGGGGTCGAACTTCAGGTCGGCGTCGGCCGGGGAACGTACGCCCACGAGGCGGGAATGGGAGCAAAACACGCCCTCGAGACCTGTCGGGCCGACGGAACGCGCGTC is a genomic window containing:
- a CDS encoding GTP cyclohydrolase III; protein product: MTNTQVTLVQIDNYGPWTVTPEPRREADLQTMQSRLYADISQFVGNHGGYTFFTRFDNMIAVTNGLSLEDHAVLQESVGNRYPVTLSLGVATGTSPIQALADATELVQEAGSAQDKHRREILDGRAVADEHGTGDDVQIAHFDVINATGNYTDELNAFDTFIEIEQGYAELMRHMRYAHDSLSFFVGGDNIIVVCPDLERPDYREAIGHVEAEAGVELQVGVGRGTYAHEAGMGAKHALETCRADGTRVELEWE